TTTATCTATGATGAGAGAAAAGCAAAAAGAGCTTTGGGTATCAGGAAGGCCTCTTGCATTCATGTTAAGAGTGTTGCGTGGTTTTAATCGTAATCAGGGTTTACTGTTATCCGGTGCTCTTGCATATTATACCCTTCTGTCAATTATACCTATGTCAATCCTTACCCTTATTGTTCTGTCGCATTTTGTGGGAGAGGAGCAATTGTCTCAAATTTTATCAAAATTTACAGGGATGGTAATACCGGGCTATGCGGCGATCTTAAAAGAGCAGATTCGGTTATTTATCGAACACCGGAAAGTGATCGGCATTATTGGTTTTTTAGTCATGTTGTTTTTCAGTTCCATGGCCTTTTCAGTGCTTGAAAGTGCCATGTCGATGATCTTCTCTCTTCGCACAAGGGCTCGCCGCCGTTTTCTTGTTTCTGTGATTATTCCTTATATATATATTTTTTCATTGTGTGTGGGTATATTGCTTATTTCATTTATTGCAGGAGCCCTGGACTCTATTGAAAAAAAACAATTAATTTTTTTTGGATGGAGTTTGAGGCTTGAAGGCGCTTCCGGAATTGTACTGTATCTCCTGGGGACTGCAGGAGAAGCGCTTATGCTTACCTCCATATATCTGGTTATGCCCGTTGCACGCATTACTTTCCGTTATGCACTGATGGGAGGAATAACAGCAACTATTTTATGGGAGATTGTACGCCATGTGTTGGTCTGGTACTACTCAGCATTATCCATGGTAAATTTAATTTACGGCTCCTTTGCCACAGCAGTTGTAACCCTTCTTACAACAGAAGCTGCGGCAATAATTCTGTTATTGGGCGCTCAGGTAATAGCAGAGCTTGAGCATAAAAACAAAAAATCGAACAAGAAAAACAAAAATCAGGTAAATTTTCCTGATGACCCAGGGAGGTTAAAATGGAAATGACAAGACACTTTCATCCCGGTGAGATCATTATAAAAGAAGGAGATGAACCTGATGGGTTTTATATTCTCCAATCAGGAGAACTGGATATACTGAAAAAAGAAGAAATAATAGCTAACATTACAGAAGAAAATATTATTTTTGGTGAACTTGGCAACATCTTGAGAGAACCGAGAACATGCACTGTGAGAGCCAAAACCTCATCGTATGTCATGCATGTGCCGAAGGAAATGGATGATATTATTATAAAATATCCTGAAATTGCAAAAAAGCTTATTCATATACTGGCAAAAAGGCTTGCAGAAACAACCGAAATCCTCAGCAAATTAAGAGGAATACATTAATTAAGATTGCATATTCTGAACTTAATGAGGCGGTCTGCTGCTGCCTCCAGCGTCTCCATTTTCTTTGGAAAACAGAAACGCACCTTAGTGTTACCCGAACCGGGATAACTATAGAAGGCACTGCCAGGTACTGTCGCGACACCGGCTTCTTTCACCAACTTAAGTGCAAATGCAACATCATCAACATACCCCCAGTGACTCACATCAGTCATAATGTAATAAGCACCACAAGGTTTGAATGCATTGAACCCGGCATTCGTCAGAGCTGAAAAGAAAAAATCCCTCTTCTGTCTGTACTCTGATGCAAGTCGTTCATAATATGACTGATCTGCCTTTAATGCTTGTGCAGCGGCAACCTGTAGGGGATGCGGCGCCCCGACAGTCAGGAAATCATGGACTTTGCGTATAGAGGCAGTAATAGACGGTGCGGCAATTACCCAGCCTACCCGCCACCCCGTTAGGCTGTATGTTTTTGAAATTGAATTAATAGTAATTGTCCGGTCCTCCATACCTGGGAGAGATGCAATGCTGATATGTTCGGCACCATCGTAGAGAATATGCTCATATATTTCGTCGGTTACAGCAAAAACACCCCATTTTTGACAGAGCTCGGCAATAAACTCCAGTTCTTTCCGAGAAAAAACCTTGCCGGTGGGATTGTTGGGAGTATTTATGACAATGGCTTTGGTCTTGTCGTTGAATGCCTGAGTCAATTCATTCTCATCAAACCTCCAGTCAGGCTCACGTAAGGTAACAAAACGGGGAATGGCTCCGCAGAGGACAGAATCAGGACCGTAGTTTTCGTAAAAAGGTTCAAAGATGATTACTTCCTCTCCCGGATCTATAATAGCCATAAGTGATGAAATCATGCCCTCCGTTGATCCACAGCAAACCGTAATTTCCCTCTCAGGGTCTGTTTTAACACCATTGTACTTAGCAAATTTATCTGCTATGGCACGGCGCAACGTTGGTGTACCCCAGGTAATTGAATACTGGTTGAAATCTTCCCGGATTGCGCGAACAGCTTCCTCTTTAATTTCCGAAGGTGCCGGAAAATCAGGAAAACCCTGGGCAAGATTAATGCCCTTGTGTTCTATACAAATCCTTGTCATTTCCCTTATTACAGATTCTGTGAAGCTGAGTGCTTTTTGCGAACCAAAACCGTTTATTGACATGATTTATTTTGTAAATCCCTTTTTTATACTTTTCCCAATATTCTTGAAGCCATCAATAAGCAATTCCCCTGCCCCTTTTACAGAACCACCGATTTGTCCGGTAATTCCAGTGATGATCTTATTAATAAAATCCTCTTTAAGGCTGAACTTAGGATTATCAAGGTTCCCTTCTAAAACAAAATTTGCAGAAATTTCATTTCTGTTATTTTTTAAAAATGAAACTGCAGCAGAAAGAGGTACATCAAAGACAGTATTGCCCATCGATGATCCGCTTTTAAATTCGAGGTTTCGCAATACTGCCTTACCAGGTGCATTAATTTTATTTGATACTACTTTTACATTCATATCAATATCGAGGAACCCTTTTGTAATGTCTATTGAATTTTTCTTTTGAAAATATGGTTTAAACTCTACAATATCAATATGTTGTCCATCTACTTTACATTCCAGGTCTTTTTTGGTCTTCAGGTTTATTGTCCCATTGCTTTTTACAGTGCCCTTGCTTCCTGTTACCGGTATGACAGCACTTAACCGATAGGTCGTAAGACGTCCATCCGGCGGCAGCACAACATCGAAAGTCTCGATCTCAATATCCCTTATTTTTATTAACACAGGCTGACCTTCAGGTACCTTTCTGTCAAGATAATCGAGAGAACCTCCTGTTAAAACAATCTTTTTTAATATAAGTGATGGGGACGGTTCTTCCGGTTTCTCTGCAGCAGGTTGGGATGGTAAGGCAGGGCCAATAATTTTCCCGGTTTTCTCCCTTTCAATAAGTATATAAGGATTTTTAACAGATAGTTTTGAGATGATGTATTCCTTCTTAAGAAAATTCATAAAATCGGCATTGAGAGAAATGCTTTCAATTTTTATTATATCTTTGCCTTTGGGGTTTTTAAGGCAAAGATTAAATACATCAACATGGTTCCACCGCAGATCAATATTGCCAACAGAAACAACATTCCCAAATCTGGATTCAAGAATATGCTTAATAGCCCTGTTTGAATTTTTAACAAGTAAAAAAGTCGCAGAACATATAATCAGGAATGAAATACCTATTAAGATAAAAACAGTTTTAACCCATCTTTTTTTTGTGTTCATTAGATACCCTTACAACGCTTTATTATATTTTTAAAAAGATTACCACAACAATTTATTCTCCACAAGGAACAAGTTTATTTGATGTATTTTGTTGAATTGATCCCCTAATATATAAGAAAATTAAAAGTGATAACAAGAGGAGGTTTGTTTATGATGCCAAGCGACATCCACGTTGCATTAATGATTACCGGGTTCTTTGTCCTCTTTTTCGGTTTTTTTACAGCAAGGTTTATGAAAAAAAAGCGCTGGTGGCTGAAGATGCATGAATCGCTCGGTGTTTTTGGGGCATTTCTGACAATGCTTGGTTTTTTTATCATTGTATTCCATATCTCACTTTCAGGACGACCTTATTTCACTCAATCGCATGGATATGTGGGTATCATGATAGCATTGCTTGCTGTCATAATGCCCACCCTCGGGTTTATACAGTTGAAGATAAGAATGGTAGCAGGAAAGATAAGGCCGATTCATCGATTTTTCGGCTGGATCATGCTCATGGCAATGTTTATTAATATAATCCTTGGTATGTACATGGCAGGCATATTTTAAATATATTAATCCCTTTAATTATTATAATAAACCATTTGTTCGGCTATAGTGCCATTAAACAAAACATATTGCCGATATAAGCAAATGACAGGTAATTATTTATTTTTAGCTGATATAATGTATAATTCAGATATAGCGGGCATAGAACTGTAATAATTCAGGAGAAAGAGATGGCTAATATAGATGTTAATGAAGTCTTGAAGCAGAAGGAACAGGAATTGATGATTTTACATGAAGTGGCAAAGGACATAAGCAGCAACCTCGAACTGAAAGAATTGTTAAAGCGGGTTGTTGAGATGGTTATAAACCTTACAACTGCAGATTCTTGCCTTATCTATCTCTATAACAGAAAAAACAACGAACTTATTCTCAGTGCTTCCAGCCATCCGGAAGATAAAAATCTCGGTCAGATAAAATTAAGGATGGGTGAAGGTGTAACCGGGTGGGCTGCGCAGCAGAAAAAACCTGTTTCCTTACCCGGCAAGGCTTATGAGGACAAGAGATTCAAGGCATTCACCATTCTTGAGGAAGATAAGTACGAATCCTTTCTTTCTGTGCCAATTCTTTCAAAAGACGAGGTTGTAGGCGTAATGAACCTGCGCAATAAGGAAAAATATGTATACCCTAAACCGCAGATAAACCTCCTTTTTACAGTCTCCAGGTATCTGGGAAGCGCTATCGAAAATGCAATTATCTATGATGAAGTTGTGAAAAAGGCACAGCAATTGGATCTTTTATCTGAGATATCACGGACAATTGTTTCCGATTACTACCTCAAAGAAATATTACAATTAATTGTTACTATGACAGCAAAGGTAATGGATTCAAAGATATGTTCCATTATGCTTCTGGACGAAAAGAAGGAGGAGCTTGTAATTTCTGCAACTCAAAGCCTTAGTGATGATTATATAAGCAAGCCCAATCTGAAGGTGGGCCAATCCATTAGTGGAAAGGTAGTGCTGGAGAAAAAACCTATTACCGTTCTTAACGTTACAAAAAACCCGGGGTTTATGTACCCCGAAATAGCCCAGAGAGAAGGGATTGCCTCGCTTCTGTCCGTACCAATGATGATTAAAGAGAGAGTAGTAGGTGTTATAAACAGCTATACCAATAAAGAACATGCCTTTAATAAAGAGGAGATAGATATCCTCCAGGCAGTTGCGAACCAGGCTGCTGTGGCCATAGAAAACACCCATCTAAGTCAGGAGATTTTTGCTGCCAGAGATGCCCTGGAAACCAGAAAGCTTGTGGAAAAAGCAAAAGGCATTCTTATGAAAGAATTGAATATCTCTGAAGATGAGGCTTATAAGAAGATTCACAAAAAAAGCATGGACATAAGAAAAACGATGAAAGAAATATCTGAGGCAATCATACTTTCTTCTGAGATAAGGAAGAGGACTTGACAAACAACGCTTAAGGGTTTATGATAATTCATTATAGATATTGATGTCTTTTTGCTAAAGAAAGCTAAAGAGTATTTAGTCAGCCCGGACAGAGGCGTCCAAAACACCATCGGTGATTTGGACGCTTTTTTTTATATTTTTTGGCGCAGAATCCTTTTTAAAAGGAATTAGTATCAGAAATGAAGAGGAGTTAGAGGTCATGAATAAAATATACCGTATAGCCGTTGCCCAGATTAATACAACAGTTGGCGACCTTGAGGGCAATTGCACAAAGATGAAAGAGTATATGGGAATGGCCATAGACATGAAGGCAAATATAGCTGTTTTCCCTGAGCTGGCTATTACCGGCTATCCGCCGGAAGACCTTTTGCTCAAACCGAAATTTATAGAAGACAACCTCATGGCATTACAGCGTTTTTCCAAATCAGTCGTAAAGATTATTGTTGTTTGCGGTTTTGTGGACAGGCAAGGCAAAAAGTATTTTAATGCAGCTGCCATTATTTATAACGGCAAGATCAGAGGTGTTTATCACAAGATGCTGCTCCCCAATTATGGTGTATTCGACGAAAAACGGCACTTTATCTCCGGGGAAGAAGTGCTGACATTCATACATGATGGTCTCCATTTCGGTGTCAATATATGCGAGGATATCTGGCATAAGAAGGGACCAACTCAAATACAGGAGGCAATGGGGGCACAAGTGATTCTGAATATCAACGCCTCGCCCTACCATGCAGGGAAAGCTGCATTACGTACAAAGATAGTAAAGGAAGAGGCAAAGGCAAACATGATACCCATTGTTTATGCAAACCTTGTGGGCGGACAGGATGAACTCGTCTTTGACGGACAGAGCATGATTGTTAATGCAGACGGCAGAGTCATTGCCCGTGCGCTTTCCTTTCAAGAAGACCTTCTCCTGACAGACTTGTCTATAGAAAGCAGCATATCCGGAGTTCAAAGACAACAAT
The sequence above is a segment of the Pseudomonadota bacterium genome. Coding sequences within it:
- a CDS encoding YihY/virulence factor BrkB family protein, with amino-acid sequence MLRVLRGFNRNQGLLLSGALAYYTLLSIIPMSILTLIVLSHFVGEEQLSQILSKFTGMVIPGYAAILKEQIRLFIEHRKVIGIIGFLVMLFFSSMAFSVLESAMSMIFSLRTRARRRFLVSVIIPYIYIFSLCVGILLISFIAGALDSIEKKQLIFFGWSLRLEGASGIVLYLLGTAGEALMLTSIYLVMPVARITFRYALMGGITATILWEIVRHVLVWYYSALSMVNLIYGSFATAVVTLLTTEAAAIILLLGAQVIAELEHKNKKSNKKNKNQVNFPDDPGRLKWK
- a CDS encoding cyclic nucleotide-binding domain-containing protein — translated: MEMTRHFHPGEIIIKEGDEPDGFYILQSGELDILKKEEIIANITEENIIFGELGNILREPRTCTVRAKTSSYVMHVPKEMDDIIIKYPEIAKKLIHILAKRLAETTEILSKLRGIH
- a CDS encoding aminotransferase class I/II-fold pyridoxal phosphate-dependent enzyme, translated to MSINGFGSQKALSFTESVIREMTRICIEHKGINLAQGFPDFPAPSEIKEEAVRAIREDFNQYSITWGTPTLRRAIADKFAKYNGVKTDPEREITVCCGSTEGMISSLMAIIDPGEEVIIFEPFYENYGPDSVLCGAIPRFVTLREPDWRFDENELTQAFNDKTKAIVINTPNNPTGKVFSRKELEFIAELCQKWGVFAVTDEIYEHILYDGAEHISIASLPGMEDRTITINSISKTYSLTGWRVGWVIAAPSITASIRKVHDFLTVGAPHPLQVAAAQALKADQSYYERLASEYRQKRDFFFSALTNAGFNAFKPCGAYYIMTDVSHWGYVDDVAFALKLVKEAGVATVPGSAFYSYPGSGNTKVRFCFPKKMETLEAAADRLIKFRICNLN
- a CDS encoding DUF748 domain-containing protein — translated: MNTKKRWVKTVFILIGISFLIICSATFLLVKNSNRAIKHILESRFGNVVSVGNIDLRWNHVDVFNLCLKNPKGKDIIKIESISLNADFMNFLKKEYIISKLSVKNPYILIEREKTGKIIGPALPSQPAAEKPEEPSPSLILKKIVLTGGSLDYLDRKVPEGQPVLIKIRDIEIETFDVVLPPDGRLTTYRLSAVIPVTGSKGTVKSNGTINLKTKKDLECKVDGQHIDIVEFKPYFQKKNSIDITKGFLDIDMNVKVVSNKINAPGKAVLRNLEFKSGSSMGNTVFDVPLSAAVSFLKNNRNEISANFVLEGNLDNPKFSLKEDFINKIITGITGQIGGSVKGAGELLIDGFKNIGKSIKKGFTK
- a CDS encoding GAF domain-containing protein; amino-acid sequence: MANIDVNEVLKQKEQELMILHEVAKDISSNLELKELLKRVVEMVINLTTADSCLIYLYNRKNNELILSASSHPEDKNLGQIKLRMGEGVTGWAAQQKKPVSLPGKAYEDKRFKAFTILEEDKYESFLSVPILSKDEVVGVMNLRNKEKYVYPKPQINLLFTVSRYLGSAIENAIIYDEVVKKAQQLDLLSEISRTIVSDYYLKEILQLIVTMTAKVMDSKICSIMLLDEKKEELVISATQSLSDDYISKPNLKVGQSISGKVVLEKKPITVLNVTKNPGFMYPEIAQREGIASLLSVPMMIKERVVGVINSYTNKEHAFNKEEIDILQAVANQAAVAIENTHLSQEIFAARDALETRKLVEKAKGILMKELNISEDEAYKKIHKKSMDIRKTMKEISEAIILSSEIRKRT